CGCCGGACGTGTTGGCGGTAGAGGATACGTTTTACGCTGTAAATGTAAGTGTCGCTCTAAAGCTCGGTCAGGTTCGCGGACTGATGCTGCTGCTTGCAGAACAACGCGGGCTCGACATCGCTGAGTATGCTCCGCGGCTGATCAAACAGACCGTCGTAGGATATGGCAACGCCGAGAAGCAGCAAGTACAGGAAATGGTGCGAGTGCTGCTAGGAATGCGTGAGCCGCCAAGACCTTATGACGCTGCCGATGCTCTGGCGACGGCGATCTGCCATTTCCATCACGCAGGGCCGACCGGAAAGGCCGCTTTGAAGAAATGAAAGGACGGGTTCATCTGAAAATATGCTTTGCCGCATGGCTTCTACTCTTGCTCTCATCGGTCAGCGAGAACATTGGCCAAACACGCAGACCGGCGACGAATCAGCGAAACGCTGTCTCTGCTAAAGATCCATTGGTCGGCAAGACCGCCATTGTCATGGACGAACTTTTGTCAGTGCTGCGCCGCGAGCCCAGCCTTTTTTCTGAGGCAGTTCATCGTATGCAGCGGGGCAGGCAAGTAAGCATTCTTGGAACGAGAGAAGCTGACGGCGTGACATTTTTGAAAGTGAAGGCTCTGCCTTCAAGCGAAGGTTGGGTGCAGTCGGAAGCGGTGATATCTGCAGCTCGGCCGCAGGACGAGGAACGCGGAGCGATGATCGTACAGGCTCTTGCAGGTTTTGAACAGGTCGAGGCCGGCGTTCAGTATTTCAAACTCTTCCCAAATTCAAGATTCAGACCAACACTTCTTCTTATTTTTGGCGATACGCTCGAGGACATTGCTACGAATATTACCCGAGATGCCGGTAGGCGCCTGAGACGCAAAGAAATGGCTGCTTCCGCAGCTCCAATGCACAGCTATTATTTAAATTTCGTAATGCTGGACCGATACCGCAAGCTGGGCATCCGGTTTCTGTTCAATCCGAAAACCAGGAACTATCATTACGACGGACAGGCTTGGAGTGAGATAGTTTCCAAATTTCCGGACTCAACGGAGGCTGCGGCCGCCCGGGAACGGTTGAATGACCTGAAGACAAAGCTCGAAGCAGAAAAATGACGCAAGTTTCAAGTGGTGCGGTTTGCGATCTGAACGGCCACTAAGCCTGCGACACGGGCGTTGTTCTCTAACAATGCGATGTTAGCTTTTAGCGTTCTGCCGCCGGACGCCTTTGTCAGTTCTGACAAGAGGAACGGCGTGACGTCCTTTCCGCTGATGCCTTGGCGGCCAACGCCTGCGATCGCAGCTCCGATAATGCTTTCCATTTCATCGCGAGGAAGCTCGAACTCCTTTGGAACAGGTACGGTCAAAAGCGTTGCCTGACGCATTCCGAGGGCATCTCGAGCGGCGGCCACCAACGCCGCATCTGAAGCCGAATCCACACGATGATCTGCGTTCAGCCCGCTGGAGCGGCTGTAGAAGGCCGGCATTTCATCACACTGCCACCCGAGCACAGCGACCCCGTGCGTCTCAAGCCATTCGCGGGTAGCAGCAATGTCGAGGATCATTTTTGCACCGGAGCAAACGACCACGATCGGTGTTTCCGCAAGCGTCGGAAGGTCTGCCGAAATGTCCGCGGCATAACCGCGATGCACACCGCCGACGCCGCCGGTCGCGAAGACGCGTATCCCTGCCCGGTGAGCGATAAAGGCTGTCGTCGAAACAGTAGTTGCACAGTCAAGATTGTTCGCGACCGCGATCGGGAGGTCGCGTGTAGATGCTTTTCTAATGTCTGCTCCTGAGGCGAGAAATTCGATCTCATCCTGCGAAAGGCCCACGCGAAACTCACCGCCGATGATCGCTATAGTAGCCGGAACGGCTCCGCTCTCACGGACCGATTCCTCACATCGCAGTGCGGTTTTTATGTTATCGGGATGCGGAAGCCCATGAGCAATGACCGTCGATTCCAATGCTACGACGGCGGTGCCGGATGCGATGGCTTCTTGTACTTCGGGACTGAATTTGATCTTCACAAACAGAGCAAGGCTATTTTACGAACTTGCCAATACGGTCAAGCCGCGGATGCGTCACGCATCCGAACAGATCTCCGTTCGATGCTCCCCGGTCGCACGACCAATAGACGAACATCGCCCGGCCGATGATCAGTTCACGAGGCACAAAGCCCCAAAATCGGCTATCTTCACTATTGTCGCGGCTATCACCGAGGACGAAGAAACTGTTGTCAGGAACCTGCATCGTCTTGCCTGCCACGCCGAATTCGTAACCGCGGCGAGAGAGCCGCATTCCCGCACGGATGGCGTCCATCGACTCCGGGTCATAATACACGTCCCACAACTCTCCCTCTCGACGCTCTTCGAATTCGGTCACTGTCAGCGCCGAGAGATTGTCCGGTGCCTCGCCTATGAGCCGATGCTCTGGCAGAAGCTGGCCGTTGATGAACACTTGATTGTCGCGAAATTCGACGGTCTCGCCGGGCAGCCCGATGACTCGCTTTACATAATTGATCTGATACGGAACGAGCGGCGGATTGCGGCTGGCGTCCATTCGCGGATTTACCTTATTGCCCGGATATTTGAATACGATGATGTCGCCGCGGCGTATCTCACGCTGCGGCAGGAACCAGAGGTCATTGCCGCCGGGAGTAAAGATAAATTTATTTACGAGAAGGTAGTCGCCGACCAATATCGTGTTCTGCATCGAGCCCGTCGGCACAGTGACGGCTTGAAGTATGAACGTCATTCCGAATAGTGCCATCACAAGCGTGACGACGAAAGACTCGAAATACTCCCTGATAACGGATCGCTGCGGCGATGCCGGTTTTACCTCAGGAGCAGGAGGCTGATCCAGTGTGTCTTGTGTCATAAGATACTATTTTGACGCGGATTCCGCTGCCTGTAGATCGACCAACGCCTTTTCGGCGGCTACCATTTCCGCTGCCTTTATTGAAGTGCCCTCGCCTGTGGACCGCCCGCCTTCCCATACTGCTTCAACGTAAAACGTTCGCTTGTGAGGAGGGCCTTCCGAGCGCAGCAGATTGTAACTCGGGGCAGGAACATTCTGAGCCTGAAGCCGCTCCTGCAAACGCGTTTTCGGATCTATCGACGAACGCGGGGTGACTGCCTTTAGGTCGTCAGAGAATAAACGCCTCACAAAAACCTTTGCGGACGTATAACCCGAATCCAGAAAAACAGAAGCTATCACAGCTTCCAGTGTGTCTGCCAAGATCGCAGGTTTGGAGCGGCCGCCGTTCTGTTCCTCACCGCGGCCCATGCGGATGTATTCTCCAAGCTTCATACGTCCCGCTATTTCCGCAAGCTTGACCGAACTGACGAGGTGGTGCTTCATTGCGGTCAATTCGCCCGCGGTGCGATCCGGGCCGTCGGCAAAAAGCTGCTCGGCGATGATCAGACCCAAAATGGAATCACCAAGAAATTCAAATGATTCATTCTCTGCCAGATGAGCTTCATTTTTATCACCTTGCAGATTTTCATGAGCCCATGACCGATGCGTGACCGCTCGTTCGAGCAGCTTCAGGTCGCTGAAACGATGCCCTATCAAACTTTCCAGTTTTCCCAGCGGGGCAACCATACGTTCCAATCTTAAGAACAATGCCGGCAAAAGAAAAGCCGGAAGTTGCCAACAGCAAGCTTCCGGCTAAATTGAGGGTTCAGACAGTTACCGGCGAACCATTTCGCAAGTCAATTGCGGCGGTCCGAACAGGCTCGGCAAATGCCGCCTAAGACCCCGAGGATTCTCCTTCGAATATCGGAGTTACCGGCGTCGTCGGATTAACAAGCGGTTGCTTCAAAGTATTCGCTATCCACGAATCGACGCCATCCGTTTTCGCAAAACGAAGCTTGTAGGCATCTTCAACGTTCTTTTTCATCGACGCTTTGTATGCCGCAGCCTGACCGAGATTGAATGCACGTGCAAAGGCATCCATCGCTCGTTCTGCAGTGCCGTTCGCGAGTGCCACTTTGTTGCGGATGTTGTCCACTTTCTGTTTGGCAACCTCCGCCGTGTCGTTGTCATTCTGGTCCTTCTCGAGCGTCTTGATCTCTTCTACAAGTTTGTTCAACTCATCGAAATAGAAGAAGCCGATCAGCTCGTACGGGATCGGGTTTTTCTTTGTGTCAGAATCTGCCTGGGTCGCCTTGTAAAGATAGGGCAAAGCACCGGCACGGTTCTTTTGCGGAACTGCGTAAATATAGCCAATGGTCAGGTTAAGCCAACCGAGTGCGTCCTCTTTGTTTTTATAGATAAAAGGTGCCACACCAAAGGTCTTGAATTCTTTACCGGATTCGAGGCTGGCGATCGCCTGCTTTGCAAAGCGGACAGTATCGTCGTTGTATTTATTACGGCCCGCAAAGGCTTCATCGTAACCGATCGAACCGAGGACTATCTCAGCGGCACGAAACTCATCGGCGTATTTTGCAAGTATCTCTTTACCGGAAGAGTAAACTTCGTCCCAGTTCTTCGCCTTCATAGCGGTGTCAAACCGGGTGACAAGTTTGTTCTTCGCTTCCTCTTCCTCCATCTCTTTCACGGTCTCTTTGAATCGCGGAAGTCGAGGGGTCAGCCAATCTGCCAACTCCTTTGCACCGTCACACTTACCGAATTTCGCCAAGTACTCTTCACCCGCTAGAATGGCGGCCTTGCGTCCGGCAATAGATTTGTCGGCATGAGCGGCACGGAACTTGTCGCCTGCAGCGACGATCGCTTCTGCGTCACATGAGTCCTGAGCCGAAGCCGCGCCTGTTCCTAAGACAAACAATAGGGCGGCAAATATCCCCACGCCCGCTTGTCTAAATACTTTTTTCATTTTCTTCCTTCCTCCGGGTGATGCCCTCAATTATTGCGTACCGGCGACGCTTCATTCGTCGGGTTTGCGTGTCTTCAGATGAAGCCGATTGCAGAAAAGTTGCAATTCATCATGCTGACGTTTAACTGTTAAAATAGCGTAATCGCCCTTAAAATAAAAAGCGTAAAAACGAAAATAATCCTGCAATCAAAAGGCTCTGTCAAGCCCGTTGCCGCACGTATCGTCACGCCGGCGTGTATCTTATTGAAAACAAACGATAAGGGATTTTGATTTTTAAGGCCTGTCCTTTGGTCCGTCCTTTTTCTCTGCACCTTCCTTTTCGTAGGTAATGACAACCGGCGGAAAGACCGGGGCTGATGAGCCGGTCTTGGTCACAAGCCGTTGAGGTGCAGCCTCCGATCCGCTACGCACGCTCGGCACAATGATAACAGGCCGTCCTGCGTCACCTTCCTTAATGCCTTCGGCCTCTTCGCCCTCTGTTACCGCTTTGGCCGCAGTTTGAACATCAATGCGATTGCGCGGCTGCAGTTTGAATTCGGTTTGTGCCAGATTTCGATTCGTTCTTTGAATATTCGGCGCCAGCGTGCGATATATCTGTGCCGCGATCGCTGCAGCGTTTCGGCCGCGCTCACGTTCGCCGCGAGTAATGACGACAACGGCATATTTTGGAGACTCGATCGGAGCAACAGAGGCGAACAGCCCTACCCAAGAATTTCGCCCGATGCACGAGCCCGTCTTGCCTGCAACGCCGAGCGTCTGGTCCATATTGCGGCGGGCGGTGCCGTATTCCGAAGCGCCGATCATGCCCGGGATTACACGGCGGAGATTCTGTTGCGGTATCGTGATGCTAGGTTTGGCTATCACCTCGAAGTTAGCCCGTTCGATCGAAGTTCTGGGAACCCTCGGAGTGACCACGTTTCCGCCGTTCGTGATAGCTGAGACCATTACGGCCAACTGCAGACCGGTTACTTCAAAGTCATCGCCGTGCGAATAGATACGCGGATTGTGATTGCCGTATGGAAGCCTGCCGGGGCTTTCATTCTCCAGGTTGATGCCTGTTGGCCGCCCCAGGCCGAGTTGACGAGCGTATTCGATCACTTTTGGGTTTCCGACCGAGGATCCGACCCGTTGAAAATATGGGTTATCAGAAAAAGCAAGCGAATCATCAAGACCGAGCCGATTCGGGATCTCTTTTGTACGCCCGTCGTTCACATCTATAACGCCCTCATTGACACCTGCGACGCCGGTAACGAGCTTGATGGTCGAACACGGCTTTATCGGCTGGCGTGCGGCCCATTCCTGATTGACTATGGTCAGGACCTTGCCTGTTTGAGCTTCCATCACAACCACCGAGCCGGCTTTATCGCCAAGAGCGGCCACTGCGGCTTGCCTGACCTGAAGGTCCTCGCCTTCGGTGTTGTCATTGGCAATATTCGAAATTGTTTCTGATCTGAGGCCGCGTTCAAAAGCGAGTTTTCTTGCCTGCGCTTCACGGATCGCCTGTTCGCGGCGACGGCGTTCTTCCAATGCCGCCTGACGGCGTTCCTGTTCCAATCGCCGCCGCTCGGCCGCAGTTCTGCGGGTTTCTTCTTTCTTGTTTGCGGGTTTCTTAGGGTCGTCCTTACGGCCGGCTGTTCGTTTGTCGTCCTTCTTTGGATCGGTCTTTTTTGCGGTTTTTGAGTTCTTGTCCGCTGCCTTCTTGTCTGCAGCCCGCTTATCTGCCGCGGTCTGTTTTCCCTTTTTATCGTCCTTTCCGTTCTTGTCGGCTACGGCTTTCTTCGCGTCTTTCGCCGACGTCGCCTTCTTATTGTCCTTCGCAGATTGAGCCGACTTTTTTGTTTGTGCGTGAGCGGGGGACGTTGCGAATGTAACAGTTATTGCCAGAACGAGACCACAGAAAACGGCAAGCGGTCGCAGGGGTGAAAACTTCATGCGTTACCTCAAAATGGGTTCCTTATTTAATCTTTCGTATCTGGGGAAAACGGCAACACCGCATCCAAAGCTCGGTTTTTGCGGCGTTTGCGTAAGAACTACGAAAGACTATAACATTCACACGACGGGCGGGCAAGCTTTTTTGCTCCGTTCTAGTTTCATCCTTAATGCCTTTCTTTAGAACATTTCGCGGAAAGTTGCTGCTGATCCTGGCGCTGCTGTTGGTGGCGACCCTGGGCTTTCAATACTACCTGAATCTTGTCTCACAGCGGGAAAGCGCAGAACTTCGCGAAGCTCAAACAGAAGCCCTTGTGGCCGGCATTACGCTCGGCTTTACGAGCATTCCGATGCAGGATCTGCGTGTTCAGGATCTCGTCGATCAGGCAGACGAGACCTATTTCAGCCGCGAAACACGTCAAAGGATCAAGGACATCATCGTCATCGATCACGACTGGAACGTGATCGATAGTTTGAACGCGGAGTTCCTGCCGGAATACGACGAAAACAACAACGTCGTCTACAAAAAGGCGAGAGATCTGACCGGACTGCCGCCCTTGATGGAGAGCGCCCGACTCGGTGACGACGCAAAAAACTTTCCAAATCCGATCGACCCGGACCGCAAAGCGATCTCGGACGAAGCTCACGCAATTCCCATTGAAACCAGTAAAGGCCGCTGGTACGTGATGGTGCTGATCAAGAATGACCGCGATGAGGCCGCACGGCGTGCCGCCCAGCCGTTGCTGTTTACGCTGATCGTCCTGCTCGCTTCATCGATCATCACTTTTATGCTCGTTTGGCGTTTTTCGCGGCCGATCGCAAACCTTTCGGCAGCCGCAAGACGTGTTGCTCAGGGCGATCTATCGACCCGCGTGTCCGAGGCTGAACGTAGCGATGAGATGGGAATGCTCGCACGAAATTTCAACGAAATGGCGGCGGAACTCGAAAAGAAACGCGACCTTGAGTTGCAGCTGCAGCAGGCGGAAAAAAGTGCGGTCGTTGGGCGGCTCGGCTCCGCCATCGCTCATGAGATACGCAATCCGTTGAATTACATCAATCTCACGCTCGATCATCTTCGGACGAAATACGCGCCTGCTGAACCTGTAGATAAAGAAAAATTTGAAAAGCTCACGTCCCAACTAAAAACCGAGGTCGGCCGTATAAATCAGCAGATATCTGATTTCTTGAACTATTCGCGTCCGGCAAAGGCGAATCTTAGGCCAACCGACCCGCGACAAGTGATTGACGATTCGTTGCGGTTGATCGAGCCCGAAGCAGAAGAAAAAGGCATCACCATCGGCATTGTCGAACATGAAAATGTCCCGCAGATCATGGCCGATCCGGAATTTCTACGTTCCGTTTTCAATAATCTTTTCATCAACGCCCTGCAATCTATGGAAACGCAGGGCGGACATCTGGGCATCAAAATCACACCCAGCGAGACCGGCAATTGCGTGAATTTTGAGATATCGGATACCGGCGTCGGCATACCGCCCGAGAATTTGGAGAAGATATTTGAACCATATTTTTCAACGAAAGAGACAGGAACGGGCCTCGGCCTGGCGATAGTTCAAAAGATCGTCGAATCGCATAACGGGACGATCGACGTCAGGTCGGAAGAAGCAAAAGGAACGACGTTCACGGTAAAGCTGCCGACTCATTCTGAACCGCAGAGACGCGGAGACGCCGAGGAAAAAAGCAGGTAAGTTTAGATGCTCAACAATGAACATGCGGTCGAAAGGGTCAACTCTCTAACGGAGAGCATCATCGGCTGTGCGATAGAGGTTCACAGGGCCATCGGTCCTGGATTATTGGAATCAGCTTACGAAGAATGTTTGTGTTACGAACTCGCTCAGAATGGCCTGAGTTTCCAACGTCAGGTTCCTTTGCCTGTTATTTACAAAGGCGTCAAACTCGATTGCCGGTATAAATTGGACATCATTGTAGAAAATGCGGTCATAATTGAACTAAAGGCCGTAGATCGCATTATCGCAATTCATGAGGCTCAACTTCTATCATACCTTCGAATGCTGGATCTGAGAGTTGGCTTGATCCTGAACCATCACTCATCTGTTCTAAAGAACGGCATAAAACGAATTGTGAATAGATTTTGATCTCCTCTCCTCTGCGTCTCCGCGTCTTTGCGGTGAATATCACTTATGGCAAGAAAAAGCATCCTCGTCGTCGATGACAAGAAAAATCAAAGAGAGATACTTGAGACGATCCTTTCGGGTGAGGGCTACGACGTAACGACCGCCAGTTAGAAATTTCGAGGCATGAGTGCAAGACCCCACAGGTCAATCTCGTTGTTCGGCTTCACGAATTTTTGAGACCATCTTAACAGCACCTTCGATATCACCTTTATAGACAATCAAACCCGCTCGGCTCACGACGAAGGTCGTGGGGTAAAACCTAACTCCGAAGTCTTTTGCCTGATCCTCATCGGCTAGGACAATGACCGGGAAGGTGTAGCCCCGTTCGCGAATCTTACGAAACGGCGTGGTCGGTTCGTCTTCTTCGTTTGGCGCGTTGACTGCTAGTAGCAATATTGAAGGATCATTCCCATACTTATCAAATGCTGACTGAAGCAGCGGAAATTTTTGGAAACAAATAGAACAGCTTGTTGTCCAAAAGTCCAAAAGAACAATTTTTTCCTTTAGGAAACTATCGGAAATAAGCGTATTCTGTTCATCGCGCGCAGTCAGTTTCACACTCATAGCATAGGGATCGACCCTTCCGGTAAAAGTGCCGTAGTTGTGTCGGTGGAGCCACAGATCCCAGCCGTAAAAATACATGTACCCGACAAAAATGCTGCTGAGAATGAACATTAACAAGTTGGCCGGAAAACTGAATCTCGTTACAAAGTATGCGGAGATCACGCTTAGGACGCACGCCACAACTACCGGCAGCCCGAATGCTCCCCAAACAAACCATTCAACAATTGTGATGGAATGCATGAGAAGCATCACAAGAAATGTGATCATCAAGACATTCGGAGCAGTTATCCTGCCTGAGAATGCCCTGATAAATATTAGCTCCGCAACAAAAAAGCCGACGAAGGAAACCAGCATTATGTGGTCAACCTCGCGTGACAATAGGGGTGCCAGCAAAGAAATCAGAACCAAGCTGACGGCTATTGCAACAAATGCTTTGACGTTATCCAAAAACACAACTCAATTGATTTGTTACGGATTTGGGTAGCAGCGATAATGGCAGCCGAGGATTCCCCAAGGTCCGCACCCGCTCTTTGTGCTAACACATCCACCTTCCGAACCGCAGTAATATCCACTAGGACACGACAACAAGCACTCACAGTCGACGGACTCGGCAGTGGCCCTTTTGACCGGCTTGTGTGATCCAATTGACATGAATAGTGCGAATGCCTCCTCCCTGGAAAAAACAGAATACATTCTATTTACGAGTTCTGTTCCCTCGGTTTCATCGAGTTTTGGGGCAAAGGTGTCAGGTGTCATCGATGTCAACATCTCACTGATAAATCTGAGTTGATTCTCAGAAAATGCTCCCGTTGCCAAGTGGTACGCCATCTGAGTCTTCCAAATGCCTACTCGTTCCCTAATGGGCAACCGCTCAACCAACCTCATGCGAACCATGGAACCTTCATTGAGTAAATCAAAATAGCGACGG
This sequence is a window from Acidobacteriota bacterium. Protein-coding genes within it:
- a CDS encoding TlpA family protein disulfide reductase, yielding MFLDNVKAFVAIAVSLVLISLLAPLLSREVDHIMLVSFVGFFVAELIFIRAFSGRITAPNVLMITFLVMLLMHSITIVEWFVWGAFGLPVVVACVLSVISAYFVTRFSFPANLLMFILSSIFVGYMYFYGWDLWLHRHNYGTFTGRVDPYAMSVKLTARDEQNTLISDSFLKEKIVLLDFWTTSCSICFQKFPLLQSAFDKYGNDPSILLLAVNAPNEEDEPTTPFRKIRERGYTFPVIVLADEDQAKDFGVRFYPTTFVVSRAGLIVYKGDIEGAVKMVSKIREAEQRD
- a CDS encoding HAMP domain-containing protein, producing the protein MPFFRTFRGKLLLILALLLVATLGFQYYLNLVSQRESAELREAQTEALVAGITLGFTSIPMQDLRVQDLVDQADETYFSRETRQRIKDIIVIDHDWNVIDSLNAEFLPEYDENNNVVYKKARDLTGLPPLMESARLGDDAKNFPNPIDPDRKAISDEAHAIPIETSKGRWYVMVLIKNDRDEAARRAAQPLLFTLIVLLASSIITFMLVWRFSRPIANLSAAARRVAQGDLSTRVSEAERSDEMGMLARNFNEMAAELEKKRDLELQLQQAEKSAVVGRLGSAIAHEIRNPLNYINLTLDHLRTKYAPAEPVDKEKFEKLTSQLKTEVGRINQQISDFLNYSRPAKANLRPTDPRQVIDDSLRLIEPEAEEKGITIGIVEHENVPQIMADPEFLRSVFNNLFINALQSMETQGGHLGIKITPSETGNCVNFEISDTGVGIPPENLEKIFEPYFSTKETGTGLGLAIVQKIVESHNGTIDVRSEEAKGTTFTVKLPTHSEPQRRGDAEEKSR
- the ruvC gene encoding crossover junction endodeoxyribonuclease RuvC — encoded protein: MRVLGIDPGSETLGWGVVEGRSTRYSLVAYGTVRSRSRDAFSKRLLNIYESVDEIMAEHSPDVLAVEDTFYAVNVSVALKLGQVRGLMLLLAEQRGLDIAEYAPRLIKQTVVGYGNAEKQQVQEMVRVLLGMREPPRPYDAADALATAICHFHHAGPTGKAALKK
- a CDS encoding GxxExxY protein, giving the protein MLNNEHAVERVNSLTESIIGCAIEVHRAIGPGLLESAYEECLCYELAQNGLSFQRQVPLPVIYKGVKLDCRYKLDIIVENAVIIELKAVDRIIAIHEAQLLSYLRMLDLRVGLILNHHSSVLKNGIKRIVNRF
- a CDS encoding pseudouridine-5'-phosphate glycosidase yields the protein MFVKIKFSPEVQEAIASGTAVVALESTVIAHGLPHPDNIKTALRCEESVRESGAVPATIAIIGGEFRVGLSQDEIEFLASGADIRKASTRDLPIAVANNLDCATTVSTTAFIAHRAGIRVFATGGVGGVHRGYAADISADLPTLAETPIVVVCSGAKMILDIAATREWLETHGVAVLGWQCDEMPAFYSRSSGLNADHRVDSASDAALVAAARDALGMRQATLLTVPVPKEFELPRDEMESIIGAAIAGVGRQGISGKDVTPFLLSELTKASGGRTLKANIALLENNARVAGLVAVQIANRTT
- a CDS encoding SH3 domain-containing protein codes for the protein MKGRVHLKICFAAWLLLLLSSVSENIGQTRRPATNQRNAVSAKDPLVGKTAIVMDELLSVLRREPSLFSEAVHRMQRGRQVSILGTREADGVTFLKVKALPSSEGWVQSEAVISAARPQDEERGAMIVQALAGFEQVEAGVQYFKLFPNSRFRPTLLLIFGDTLEDIATNITRDAGRRLRRKEMAASAAPMHSYYLNFVMLDRYRKLGIRFLFNPKTRNYHYDGQAWSEIVSKFPDSTEAAAARERLNDLKTKLEAEK
- the rnc gene encoding ribonuclease III, whose product is MVAPLGKLESLIGHRFSDLKLLERAVTHRSWAHENLQGDKNEAHLAENESFEFLGDSILGLIIAEQLFADGPDRTAGELTAMKHHLVSSVKLAEIAGRMKLGEYIRMGRGEEQNGGRSKPAILADTLEAVIASVFLDSGYTSAKVFVRRLFSDDLKAVTPRSSIDPKTRLQERLQAQNVPAPSYNLLRSEGPPHKRTFYVEAVWEGGRSTGEGTSIKAAEMVAAEKALVDLQAAESASK
- the lepB gene encoding signal peptidase I; the encoded protein is MTQDTLDQPPAPEVKPASPQRSVIREYFESFVVTLVMALFGMTFILQAVTVPTGSMQNTILVGDYLLVNKFIFTPGGNDLWFLPQREIRRGDIIVFKYPGNKVNPRMDASRNPPLVPYQINYVKRVIGLPGETVEFRDNQVFINGQLLPEHRLIGEAPDNLSALTVTEFEERREGELWDVYYDPESMDAIRAGMRLSRRGYEFGVAGKTMQVPDNSFFVLGDSRDNSEDSRFWGFVPRELIIGRAMFVYWSCDRGASNGDLFGCVTHPRLDRIGKFVK